The following coding sequences lie in one Epinephelus moara isolate mb chromosome 17, YSFRI_EMoa_1.0, whole genome shotgun sequence genomic window:
- the sb:cb1058 gene encoding cilia- and flagella-associated protein 251: MTIGKNSRKSSVRSSIRAPKFLDKSSGFYGRLDEPETAGEGEEVMGKEVEERWSGTEESNTQGSNQSLSVMQNSGSHEREEAAVFDFNEGMMEDDGETLLQRKSSRRSSRWRRSSRRKQKEGKTDGKAAWDERPSLGTESPADPDVLEDTRVIIEVEMEKAKKMEEEKAGRGKESTLVHFPVREDADDQVLIREKKRGREEEGEEEKRMKREQEEGMKMVKRNTVKNYRKALDRAFRRGWEAFITNLYSVTLTPVTSSSPTSSSPLSKKKQQNNSVLAECW; this comes from the exons atgaCAATTGGCAAGAACTCCAGGAAAAGCTCTGTGCGGAGCTCCATCCGGGCCCCAAAGTTCCTGGACAAATCCAGTGGCTTCTACGGTCGCCTTGATGAGCCTGAGACTGCCGGAGAAGGGGAGGAGGTGATGGGAAAAGAagtggaggagaggtggagtGGTACGGAAGAAAGCAACACACAGGGCAGCAACCAGAGCTTAAGTGTGATGCAAAACTCTGGGTCACATGAGAGGGAAGAGGCCGCCGTGTTCGACTTCAACGAAGGAATGATGGAAGACGACGGGGAGACTCTCCTCCAGAGGAAGTCCAGCCGCCGCAGCAGCAGGTGGAGAAGAAGCTCCAGGAGGAAGCAGAAGGAGGGGAAAACCGATGGGAAAGCAGCCTGGGATGAGAGGCCGAGCCTGGGCACAGAAAGTCCAGCTGACCCAGACGTCCTGGAGGACACCAGGGTGATAATTGAGGTAGAGATGGAGAAAGCgaagaagatggaggaagagaaggCAGGAAGGGGGAAGGAGTCGACACTTGTGCACTTCCCGGTTCGGGAGGATGCAGACGACCAGGTCCTGatcagagagaagaagagggggagagaagaggagggggaagaggagaagaggatgaagagggagcAAGAGGAGGGGATGAAAATGGTGAAGAGGAACACAGTGAAGAATTACCGCAAG GCCTTGGACCGAGCTTTTCGTCGCGGCTGGGAGGCCTTCATCACCAACCTCTACAGCGTCACGCTCacacctgtgacatcatcctcaCCAACATCTTCTTCACCTTTGTCGAAGAAGAAACAGCAGAACAACTCTGTGCTAGCCGAGTGTTGGTAG
- the arl2 gene encoding ADP-ribosylation factor-like protein 2: MGLLTILKKMKQKEREMRLLMLGLDNAGKTTILKKFNGEDVSTISPTLGFNIKTLEHKGFKLNIWDVGGQKSLRSYWRNYFESTDGLVWVVDSADRLRLEDCKQELSSLLQEERLAGATLLVFANKQDLPGALSKEAIREALALDEIKSHHWCIIGCSAVTGENLLAGVDWLLDDIAARIFTAD, from the exons ATGGGTTTGCTGACGATTTTAAAGAAGATGAAGCAGAAGGAGCGGGAGATGAGGCTGCTGATGTT AGGTCTGGACAACGCGGGGAAGACGACCATTCTGAAGAAGTTTAATGGAGAAGACGTCAGCACCATCTCCCCAACCCTGGGCTTCAACATCAAAACACTGGAGCACAAAGG GTTTAAATTGAATATATGGGATGTAGGGGGTCAGAAGTCGCTGCGCTCCTACTGGAGGAACTACTTTGAGAGCACAGACGGGCTGGTGTGGGTGGTGGACAGCGCAGACAGACTCAGACTGGAGGACTGCAAGCAGGAGCTCAGTTcactgctgcaggaggag AGGTTAGCTGGTGCGACACTGCTGGTGTTTGCCAACAAACAGGATTTACCAGGAGCCCTGTCAAAAGAGGCAATACGAGAG GCGCTGGCCCTGGATGAGATCAAAAGTCATCACTGGTGTATCATCGGCTGCAGTGCAGTAACAGGAGAGAACTTGTTAGCTGGAGTGGACTGGCTATTAGATGATATTGCTGCGAGGATCTTCACCGCCGACTGA